One window from the genome of Anticarsia gemmatalis isolate Benzon Research Colony breed Stoneville strain chromosome 8, ilAntGemm2 primary, whole genome shotgun sequence encodes:
- the LOC142974946 gene encoding uncharacterized protein LOC142974946 has protein sequence MGTCKMIRRSLLLFAAVLAVQASAQKAKLDDSNIQAVPSDLRRAVSEALALEKRFLLGASDAHNCSAEEDESSRIPCPPSKYRSASGECNNVRHRPWGRRGDVFLRLMPPHYTDGVATPLSPPYLPDASLAVHAASQLTPSADHDYVTSMLAAWGQVLMDDLIATANGNKDCKGANCEYVRSAPTRNIDSCGFAQREQMNLATSFLDGSALYGSSEKELRSLRLYDAGKIDLDSCRKCNDGSPTAPLYAALLTEHNRIAGELYSLNPFWDDTTLFLETRRAMAAIIQHITYNEFLPVLLGEVGMAKAELKLTSLGFWRGYSSANRAGVYSELVAVAPIFHAMMNERLINTTTTLESLVRTSAQHVSRFQASAQWDLNRSRDHGVSSYLRTLRMCEPTANVKTFGDFAKMGFDRTHQEMMADMYKSADDVELMIGGAMEKPASGAVVGSTIACVLALQFASLKKSDRFWYENDLPPSSLSPEQLGAIRKVSLSGLLCGAQDSITNIQPKAFVKEDPYLNAGQHCSQHTRLELSAWRDESGAKAAEQLSQDMLATAIEKAKQEMADRKRLEYMLWETRGGADPKSPVGTAASFSKANKYALKLANTSLFLEFATNELLNTINSGHRRKRQIFDDSLGFGTSDFVDSLQSVDISGFLGNDNSGPIIEPQCDDKGHCDPDSPFRTYTGYCNNLRNPNLGKGLTTFARLLPPVYEDGVSRPRINSVAGTPLPSPRVVSTVIHPDISNLHTRYTLMVMQFAQFVDHELTMTPIHKGFFESIPDCRSCDSPRTVHPECNPFPVPRGDHYYPEVNVTSGERLCFPFMRSLPGQQQLGPREQVNQNTAFIDASVIYGENPCIVRKLRGFNGRLNSTTNPANGKELLPRSDSHPECKAASGFCFIAGDGRASEQPGLTAIHTIFLRHHNRIVEGLRGVNPHWDADQLFEHTRRIVAATFTHIIYNEFLPRLLSWNAVNLYGLKLLPSGYYKEYSPTCNPSIVTEFAAASFRFGHSLLRPHLPRLSPQYQPVEPPILLRDGFFRPDMFMNHPPMVDELMRGIASTPMETLDQFITGEVTNHLFEDRRIPFSGIDLVALNVQRARDHGIPSYNNYRALCNLKRATTFDDLAREIPDEVIARFKRIYATVDDIDLFPGGMSERPLQGGLVGPTFACIIAIQFRQLRKCDRFWYENDNPGARFTEQQLAEIRKITLSKLMCDNFDHPGDIQRAAFDLPSNFLNPRVPCSSLPQLDLSAWRESSAQGCLIAGRSVAVGESAFPSPCTSCICTTEGAQCASLRITDCAQLHREWPRDAVQRDDVCAAQCGASAAPTSPGASRPPRRPNINFNFPDLSPFVAK, from the exons gaTACGTCGAAGTTTATTGCTTTTTGCGGCTGTACTGGCTGTACAGGCGAGCGCACAGAAAGCAAAGTTAGATGACAGCAACATTCAAGCAGTGCCAAGCGACTTGAGAAGAGCCGTTAGTGAAGCCCTCGCTTTAGAAAAAAGGTTCTTATTAGGCGCTAGCGATGC GCACAACTGCTCAGCAGAGGAAGACGAATCCAGCAGAATTCCGTGTCCTCCCAGCAAGTACCGCAGTGCAAGCGGTGAATGCAACAATGTACGTCACCGGCCGTGGGGCAGGAGGGGAGACGTGTTCCTTAGACTTATGCCGCCACATTATACTGATG GAGTTGCTACGCCTCTCTCACCACCGTATCTGCCGGACGCCTCGTTAGCAGTTCATGCTGCGTCCCAACTGACTCCATCTGCAGACCACGACTATGTAACCAGTATGCTCGCCGCCTGGGGACAGGTCCTCATGGATGACCTTATTGCCACCGCAAATGGGAACAAG GACTGCAAAGGAGCGAATTGCGAATATGTACGTTCAGCGCCTACAAGGAACATCGATTCATGCGGATTCG CACAACGTGAACAAATGAACTTGGCTACGTCATTCCTCGACGGCTCTGCTTTATACGGAAGCTCAGAGAAGGAACTGCGTTCATTGAGGCTCTACGATGCCGGCAAGATTGACTTGGACTCATGCCGCAA ATGCAACGACGGCTCTCCGACCGCACCTTTATACGCAGCTTTGTTGACGGAACACAACCGTATCGCCGGAGAACTTTACTCTTTGAACCCCTTCTGGGATGACACCACACTGTTCTTGGAGACCAGACGAGCTATGGCTGCTATTATTCAGCATATAACTTACAATGAATTCTTGCCTGTTCTGTTGGGAGAG GTTGGTATGGCTAAAGCTGAACTGAAACTGACATCTTTGGGATTCTGGCGTGGATACTCCAGCGCTAACCGTGCTGGCGTCTATTCTGAACTCGTTGCCGTAGCACCCATCTTCCATGCTATGATGAATGAAAGATTG ATTAACACCACCACCACTCTGGAAAGCCTGGTCCGCACCAGCGCCCAACACGTCTCCCGCTTTCAAGCTTCAGCTCAATGGGACTTGAACCGATCTCGTGACCATGGAGTGTCTTCTTACTTGAGAACCTTGAGGATGTGTGAACCTACTGCTAATGTTAAGACTTTCGGAGACTTCGCTAAGATGGGCTTCGATAGAACGCATCAGGAAATGATGGCTGATATGTATAA GAGTGCCGATGATGTTGAACTGATGATTGGAGGTGCTATGGAGAAGCCAGCCAGCGGTGCTGTTGTCGGATCTACCATTGCTTGCGTCTTGGCTTTGCAGTTCGCTAGTTTGAAGAAGAGTGACAG GTTCTGGTATGAAAACGACCTGCCTCCATCATCGCTGTCTCCCGAACAACTTGGAGCTATCAGAAAAGTGTCTCTCTCGGGACTACTCTGCGGCGCACAAGATTCCATCACCAACATCCAACCCAAGGCTTTCGTGAAAGAGGATCCTTACTT GAACGCTGGCCAGCATTGCTCTCAACATACCCGCTTGGAACTGTCTGCCTGGAGGGACGAAAGTGGAGCCAAGGCCGCTGAACAACTGTCGCAGGACATGCTTGCTACCGCCATTGAAAAGGCCAAGCAAGAGATGGCTGACAGGAAACGTTTGGAGTACATGCTTTGGGAGACAC GTGGAGGAGCCGATCCCAAGTCACCAGTAGGAACAGCCGCGTCGTTCTCTAAGGCCAACAAATACGCCCTGAAACTCGCCAACACTTCGCTCTTCCTGGAGTTCGCTACCAATGAACTGCTCAACACCATCAACAGCGG ACACCGTCGCAAGCGTCAGATCTTCGATGACTCTCTTGGCTTTGGCACATCAGACTTCGTAGACTCTCTACAATCCGTTGATATCAGCGGTTTCCTCGGAAATGACAACTCTGGACCCATCATTGAACCACAGTGTGATGACAAAGGACATTGCGACCCTGACAGTCCGTTCAGAACTTACACAGGATATTGTAACAATTTGAGGAATCCTAACCTCGGGAAGGGTCTGACGACTTTCGCAAGATTGCTGCCCCCTGTTTATGAAGATG gTGTAAGCCGTCCTCGCATCAACTCAGTGGCTGGAACTCCTCTACCGTCTCCTCGTGTGGTATCAACAGTGATTCACCCTGATATTTCCAACTTGCACACTCGTTACACCCTCATGGTGATGCAGTTCGCGCAGTTCGTCGACCACGAGCTTACTATGACACCCATTCACAAAG GTTTCTTCGAGTCTATCCCCGACTGTCGTTCCTGCGACTCTCCTCGCACGGTCCACCCTGAGTGCAACCCGTTCCCAGTGCCCCGCGGTGATCATTACTACCCTGAGGTCAACGTCACTTCTGGAGAAAGGCTTTGCTTCCCCTTCATGAGGAGTTTGCCTGGACAGCAGCAACTTG GTCCTCGTGAACAAGTGAACCAGAACACAGCGTTCATCGACGCCTCCGTCATATATGGCGAGAATCCTTGCATCGTTCGCAAACTGCGTGGCTTCAACGGACGTCTGAACTCTACTACCAACCCTGCCAATGGCAAAGAACTGCTGCCTAGAAGCGACAGCCACCCTGAATGCAAAGCGGCCAGTGGATTCTGTTTCATTGCTG GTGACGGTCGTGCCTCAGAGCAGCCCGGTCTTACCGCCATCCACACAATCTTCCTGCGTCACCACAACCGTATCGTCGAAGGTCTGCGTGGAGTCAACCCTCACTGGGACGCCGACCAGCTGTTCGAGCACACGCGTCGTATCGTCGCCGCTACATTCACTCACATCATTTACAACGAGTTCTTGCCTAGACTGCTGTCATGGAACGCTGTCAACTTGTATGGATTGAAGCTGTTGCCTTCAG GCTACTACAAAGAATACTCTCCTACATGCAACCCGTCAATCGTAACTGAGTTCGCTGCTGCGTCATTCCGTTTCGGTCACTCTCTGCTCCGTCCACACTTGCCCCGTCTGTCTCCTCAGTACCAGCCCGTGGAGCCACCAATTCTGCTCAGAGACGGATTCTTCAGGCCTGACATGTTCATGAAC caCCCACCTATGGTAGACGAATTAATGCGTGGTATCGCCTCAACTCCTATGGAAACCCTCGACCAATTCATCACTGGAGAAGTCACCAACCATCTGTTCGAGGACCGTCGCATTCCCTTCTCTGGTATCGATCTAGTCGCCTTGAACGTGCAAAGAGCTAGAGACCACGGAATACCCAGTTATAACAACTACAGAGCACTTTGTAATCTGAAGAGGGCCACTACTTTTGATGATTTGGCTAGAGAAATCCCTGATGAAGTTATTGCCAG GTTCAAGAGGATATACGCCACAGTTGACGACATCGATCTATTCCCCGGTGGTATGAGTGAGAGGCCGCTACAGGGAGGTCTTGTTGGACCTACCTTTGCCTGCATCATCGCCATCCAGTTCAGACAGCTGAGGAAATGCGATCGTTTCTG gTATGAAAACGACAACCCTGGAGCCAGATTCACCGAACAGCAACTGGCTGAAATTAGGAAGATCACTTTGTCCAAACTGATGTGTGACAACTTCGACCACCCCGGTGACATTCAGAGGGCCGCTTTCGACTTGCCAAGCAACTTCTT gAACCCACGTGTGCCATGTTCATCGCTACCTCAACTGGACCTGTCAGCTTGGCGCGAGAGCTCGGCTCAAGGCTGTCTCATCGCCGGTCGTTCTGTAGCCGTCGGAGAGTCCGCATTCCCATCACCTTGCACATCGTGTATCTGTACCACTGAGGGG GCTCAGTGCGCGTCTCTGCGTATCACGGACTGCGCGCAGCTGCACCGCGAGTGGCCGCGCGACGCCGTGCAGCGCGACGACGTGTGCGCCGCGCAGTGTGGCGCCAGCGCCGCCCCAACAAGCCCCGGCGCGTCTCGCCCCCCGCGCAGGCCCAACATCAACTTTAACTTCCCCGACCTCTCGCCCTTCGTCGCCAAGTGA